In the Pseudonocardia sediminis genome, GCTCCAAGGGTGGCCAGTACATCTGCCGCGACTGCGCGGCCTGACCGCTTCCCTCGTCCGGCCCCGGTCCTCCTCGGACCGGGGCCGGACGTCGTTCAGGAGGTCACGGTGCCGCGTTCCAGCGCGGCGACGAGATCGTCCGGGCGGCGGGTGCTGACGACCCAGTACGGGGCCTCGGAGGAGGGGTCTGTGATCTCGATCCGGACGACGGTCGGGATCCAGGCGCGGTGCAGGACCATCGCGGTCGGGTCCAGCTGCGGGCCCAGCGCGTCCTGCTTCGCGAACTTCTCCGCGACGACGTCGGTGCGCCCGATGTGAGCCAGGTCGACCGCGGCGTCACCGACGGTGAGCGTGCCGCCACGGACCAGGACCCGGCTGCGGCCGAGCCGCCACAGCGCCAGGACGCACAGCGGCACCAGGATCAGGTAACCGATCCACGACCGGACGCCCGGATACCCCATATGGATCTCCGCGCCGAGCAGCAGTCCCAGGCCGACGGCCGGTAGGTACCACCACGATGGCACGGATAACCGCTCGTCGAACGCAGCAGGGCCGGACGTCGCAGAACCCACCGGAGACGGCTGCTTGTTCACGAACCCAGGGTAGCGTCGCCCGCCGTGCCCGGTCCTCTCCCCGCTCCCCAGGACGAGCCACTGGTCGCACCGTCCGTCGACGTGCTGCTGACCCGGCTCGACCCCGACCTGCCGCCGCCCGCGTACGCCCGGGCGGGAGATGCAGGGGCCGACCTGGTGACCGCGCAGGACGTCACGCTCGCCCCCGGTGAGCGGGCACTGGTCGGAACGGGTGTCGCGGTCGCGCTCCCGCCCGGCTTCGCCGGTTTCGTCCACCCCCGCTCGGGCCTGGCCGCGCGCAGCGGCCTGTCCGTGGTGAACGCCCCGGGCACGGTGGACGCGGGCTACCGCGGGGAGATCAAGGTCTGTCTGATCAACCACGACCCGGCGCAGACGCTGGTGCTGCGACGCGGTGACCGGATCGCGCAGCTGGTCGTGCAGCGGGTGGAGCACGCCCGCTTCGTCGAGGTCGCCGAGCTCCCGCCGTCCGCGCGCGGGACCGGCGGCCACGGCTCGACCGGCGGCCACGCCGGTCTGGGCGCCGTAGGAGGACGCTGATGCCCGGACGTTCACGCGGTCGGCCCATGTTCGACGTCCGGCCGGAGACCGGCACCGGCGACGAGGAGCTCTACCCGGGCTATCCCGGCTACGGCGAGCCCGCCGAGCCCGGTGACGTCTACGACGACCACGACTCCCGCGAGCGCGAGTCGGCCCGGGTGCGGGGTGCCGGACCGTCGGGCACCGGACGGGCCCGGGCGGTCGCACCGGCCCGCGGGCGAACCGACGTGAACGGCCGCACCGGCGCCGCACCGGCGGACCCCCGCGGCGGCGCCCCCCGCGGTGGTCCCGGACCGGACGGGCGGTGGGACGAGTCCGAGCCGCCCCTCTACGGGGGCCGGCCCGCGGCCGCCCGCGACGACCGCTACGACGACGAGCCCCTCTACGCCCGCGACTACGCCCCGCAGGGCCACGACTTCGGCGACCCCGACGACGACCCGCGCGACCGCCCGCCGAACGGGCGGGCCCCGGTCCGGCCGGAGCCCCCCGCTCCGGTCCCCGACGACGAGTACGACGACGACTACGAGGACGAGGACTACGACGACGAGGGGTACGACGAGGAGGACTACGACGACGACGAATACGGCGTCGGCGACGCCCCCCTCTCGGTCCCGCCGCCCGGTCGCGACGGGCGTCCGCTCGGGCCGGCCGACGTCGAGGAGCTCGACCCGTCGATGACCGACGCGCTGGCCCGCGTCGACCTCGGGTCGATGCAGGTGCCGGTGCCCTACGGCGCCGAGCTGAAGCTGGAGCCGACCGACGGCGGCCGCCCGCAGGCGGTGCACCTGATGCTGCCCGAGGGCCGGATCGCGGTCAGCGCGCTGGCCGCCCCGCGGTCCTCCGGGCTCTGGCACGAGCTCTCCGCGGAGATCGAGACCTCACTGCGCAACGGTGGTGCCCGGGTCCGCAACGCCCAGGGCGACTGGGGCCGTGAGCTGCACGCCCGCACCGAGAACGCCGCGTCGGTGTTCATCGGCGCCGACGGCCCGCGCTGGATGGTCTACGGCGTGGCGACGGCGTCACTGGACACCGTCGACGCCCTCGACGTGGAGCTGCGACGGGTCATGCGCGGCGTCATCGTCGTGCGCGGCAAGCTGCCCTACCCGCCGCGGACCGTGCTGCCCCTGACGCTGCCGGAGCACCTGGCCGAGAAGCAGCCCGAGGCCGCGAAGCCGAAGGGCGCGAGCATCACCGTCTCGGTCCCGGCCGGGTCGACGACGACCGGCGCGACCCCGCGCCCGGGTGCGACCGGCTCGACCCCCGCCCCGGCCCCGTCCGGTGCTCCCGTCGCGCCGGCCGCGGTCGCACGCCCGAACGGCGCGCCGGTCCGCGAGCCCGCCGCGGCACGCGCCGAGGGGGACCCGGTCGCGTCGACACGCTCGATCCCGCAGGTCGCGCGACCCGTCCGTCGCGACCCGGACGCCCCGGTCCGCCGCCCCGTCGAACGGCGCCCTGCCGATGGCCCCGACGCGCCCACCACCCGGACCGGCGCCGCACCACGGGTCCGGCGCGAGTCCGCCGCCCCGGTGGCCGGTACCCGCCCGCCCGGCCGCGACGCCTACGAGCCCGCCGCCGGACCGGCCGCGGCGACCGGACGGCTGTCCGTCCCGCCGCGCGAGGGTGCCGTCCCGCCGCGCGAGGGTGCCGTCCCGCCGCGCGAGGGTGCCGTCCCGTCGCGCGACGGGGCCGTCCCCTCCCGCGACGGTGCCGGGCGGCCTGCCGACGTCCGTGACGACGGGTACCGGTCCGGCCCCGCCGACGACCGCCGGGGAGCCTCCGCCGACCGCTACGACGACGGGTACCCGGACGACCGCTACGCCGACGGCGACGACGGGGGCCGGTTCGCCGACGACCGGTACCCGGACGACCGGTTCGCCGACGACCGCCGTGCCGACGACCCGGTCGCAGGCCGTTCCGCCACCGGCCGCCCCGGCGCGCGTGGCGACGCCGCACGGACAGGGGGGTACCGGTCCCGGGGTCCCGCCGACCGGCCGGGTTCCGCACCCGACCGGCGTGAACCGGCGTCGTCGGGCTCGTACCGCGCCGAGCGTCGTGATCCCGCCCTGCTGTCCGACCCGGTCCGCCGCGACCCGGCCACGTCCGGGTGGAACCGCGCGGTCGAGGTCCCGGACGAGCCGGTCCGCTCCGGCGGGTTCGACGCGGTCCCCGAACCGGTCGAGCCCCCGGTCCGCCGCGACCCCGCGGTGACGGCGCTCTCCCCGGCCGACCTGGTGCCGGACCCGGCGTCGCTGCGCTCGAGCACCTCCCGCTCGAGTACCTCCCGCTCGGGCACCTCCCGCTCGGGCACCTCCCGATCCGGTACCGACCGCTCCGGCGAGCCCCCGCGCCGTCGCCGCGCCGACCGCCCCCGGGGCGGCCGCGACCTCACGCCCGCCGCGGACCTGCTCCGCGACGCCGGTGAGCCGGCGCCCGGCCCGGACCGGTGGTCGCCGGCGGACGACGCCACCCCGCTCGAACCCGGCACCCCGCTCGAACCGACCCCCCTCGAGCCGACCTCGCCCGAGCTCACCGTGCCGGGCCGGATGGCGATCGAGGACATCCCGCTGGTCGACGTCCCTCTGCTGGACGCCGAGCTGGACGCGGAGCCCCTCCCGGAACCGCCCCTGGTCGAGCCGTCTCTCACCGAACCGTCCCGCACCGAGCCGCCCCACACCGAGGCGTTCGCCGACCCCGTCGCGGCGGCCCTGCCGCGTCGCCGTCCGCGGGCCGGGACGAACGGCGCGTCGCGCCCGGCCCCGGGTGCCGGTCCCGACACCGCTGCCGGCGGACGGCGTCGTCGCGGGGACGCCGAGGCCGTCGACCGGCCCGCGGACGCGTCGCCCTGGATGTCGGCGGAGATC is a window encoding:
- a CDS encoding DUF3710 domain-containing protein, which translates into the protein MFDVRPETGTGDEELYPGYPGYGEPAEPGDVYDDHDSRERESARVRGAGPSGTGRARAVAPARGRTDVNGRTGAAPADPRGGAPRGGPGPDGRWDESEPPLYGGRPAAARDDRYDDEPLYARDYAPQGHDFGDPDDDPRDRPPNGRAPVRPEPPAPVPDDEYDDDYEDEDYDDEGYDEEDYDDDEYGVGDAPLSVPPPGRDGRPLGPADVEELDPSMTDALARVDLGSMQVPVPYGAELKLEPTDGGRPQAVHLMLPEGRIAVSALAAPRSSGLWHELSAEIETSLRNGGARVRNAQGDWGRELHARTENAASVFIGADGPRWMVYGVATASLDTVDALDVELRRVMRGVIVVRGKLPYPPRTVLPLTLPEHLAEKQPEAAKPKGASITVSVPAGSTTTGATPRPGATGSTPAPAPSGAPVAPAAVARPNGAPVREPAAARAEGDPVASTRSIPQVARPVRRDPDAPVRRPVERRPADGPDAPTTRTGAAPRVRRESAAPVAGTRPPGRDAYEPAAGPAAATGRLSVPPREGAVPPREGAVPPREGAVPSRDGAVPSRDGAGRPADVRDDGYRSGPADDRRGASADRYDDGYPDDRYADGDDGGRFADDRYPDDRFADDRRADDPVAGRSATGRPGARGDAARTGGYRSRGPADRPGSAPDRREPASSGSYRAERRDPALLSDPVRRDPATSGWNRAVEVPDEPVRSGGFDAVPEPVEPPVRRDPAVTALSPADLVPDPASLRSSTSRSSTSRSGTSRSGTSRSGTDRSGEPPRRRRADRPRGGRDLTPAADLLRDAGEPAPGPDRWSPADDATPLEPGTPLEPTPLEPTSPELTVPGRMAIEDIPLVDVPLLDAELDAEPLPEPPLVEPSLTEPSRTEPPHTEAFADPVAAALPRRRPRAGTNGASRPAPGAGPDTAAGGRRRRGDAEAVDRPADASPWMSAEIAARPGGRHARPGGHRDPDATTRSPLDPEPPRNGSRVPLTDWRDTSAYRGSGHDADGGDLFSSPAEAGERYRRNGNGHHPDADGGGPAPGDDPTGPASAVDPGRHRR
- a CDS encoding DUF3093 domain-containing protein gives rise to the protein MNKQPSPVGSATSGPAAFDERLSVPSWWYLPAVGLGLLLGAEIHMGYPGVRSWIGYLILVPLCVLALWRLGRSRVLVRGGTLTVGDAAVDLAHIGRTDVVAEKFAKQDALGPQLDPTAMVLHRAWIPTVVRIEITDPSSEAPYWVVSTRRPDDLVAALERGTVTS
- the dut gene encoding dUTP diphosphatase → MPGPLPAPQDEPLVAPSVDVLLTRLDPDLPPPAYARAGDAGADLVTAQDVTLAPGERALVGTGVAVALPPGFAGFVHPRSGLAARSGLSVVNAPGTVDAGYRGEIKVCLINHDPAQTLVLRRGDRIAQLVVQRVEHARFVEVAELPPSARGTGGHGSTGGHAGLGAVGGR